A genomic segment from Tuwongella immobilis encodes:
- a CDS encoding leucine-rich repeat domain-containing protein, translated as MKRLWTFLLLVGAFGTAPDSLQAADDEAKAIAFLKRLGGQVKRADNRPDSPVVEVNLRSSWVTDAELKELAPFKNLTKLDLGGTQVTDAGLKELVTFNKLTYLSLHGNQVTDAGLKELAPLQNLTELELDSTPVTDAGLKELAPLQNLANLNLGNTPVTGTGFKNLAKLKNLTFLDLGNTNVTDAGWKELATLNKLTGLHLGDTQVTDTGLKEIANLKNLTGLYLGGTNVTGAGLKSLASLQNLTKLNLGGTNVTEVGLKELAKLNKLTHLDLGGTQVTDTGLRELTPLQNLTGLYLGGTNVTDAELKELAKLGKLIHLSLSGTRVTDTGLKEIANVKNLTRLDLNATRVTDAGLKELAKLTKLTELVLGGPMVTDAGLKELTKLKSLTQFVLNGTKVTDAGMKELAKLKNLTHLLLYNAQVTDAGVKELATLNNLTHLNLGCPQVTDAGLKELTKLKNLTQLVLIGTNVTDAGVQEFKKMLPRCKISR; from the coding sequence TTGCTGCTCGTGGGGGCGTTTGGGACCGCTCCAGACTCGCTGCAGGCTGCAGACGATGAGGCAAAGGCCATTGCCTTCCTGAAGAGACTCGGTGGTCAAGTGAAGCGAGCAGACAATCGACCAGATAGCCCCGTTGTCGAAGTTAATCTGCGATCGTCGTGGGTGACAGACGCGGAATTGAAGGAACTCGCTCCATTCAAAAATCTCACCAAACTCGACCTGGGTGGCACCCAAGTGACGGACGCGGGGTTGAAAGAGCTCGTAACATTCAACAAGCTCACCTATCTCAGCCTTCATGGTAACCAAGTGACGGACGCGGGATTGAAGGAACTCGCTCCTCTCCAGAATCTCACCGAACTTGAACTGGACTCTACCCCAGTCACGGACGCAGGATTGAAGGAACTCGCTCCTCTCCAGAATCTCGCCAATCTCAACCTGGGCAATACCCCGGTGACAGGCACAGGGTTCAAGAATCTGGCGAAGCTCAAGAATCTCACCTTTCTCGATCTGGGCAATACCAATGTGACAGACGCAGGATGGAAGGAACTCGCAACACTCAACAAGCTCACCGGACTCCACCTGGGTGATACTCAGGTGACGGACACGGGGCTGAAGGAAATTGCAAACCTCAAGAATCTCACCGGACTCTACCTGGGCGGTACCAATGTAACCGGTGCGGGATTAAAGAGCCTCGCATCACTCCAGAATCTCACGAAACTCAACCTGGGCGGTACCAATGTGACGGAAGTAGGGTTGAAGGAGTTGGCGAAACTCAACAAGCTCACCCATCTCGACCTGGGTGGTACTCAGGTGACAGACACAGGGTTGAGAGAACTCACTCCACTCCAGAATCTCACCGGACTCTACCTGGGCGGTACCAATGTGACCGATGCGGAATTGAAGGAGTTGGCGAAACTCGGCAAGCTCATCCATCTCTCCCTGAGTGGTACCCGGGTGACAGACACAGGGTTGAAGGAAATTGCAAACGTCAAAAATCTCACCAGACTCGACTTGAACGCTACCCGGGTAACAGATGCGGGATTGAAGGAGCTGGCAAAACTCACCAAGCTCACTGAACTCGTCCTGGGCGGTCCCATGGTGACAGACGCGGGATTGAAGGAGCTCACGAAACTCAAGAGCCTCACCCAATTCGTACTGAATGGTACCAAAGTCACGGATGCGGGGATGAAGGAACTCGCGAAACTCAAGAACCTCACCCATCTCTTACTGTACAATGCCCAGGTAACAGATGCGGGAGTGAAGGAACTCGCGACGCTCAACAACCTCACCCATCTCAACCTGGGTTGTCCTCAGGTGACAGACGCGGGATTGAAGGAACTCACGAAACTCAAGAACCTCACCCAACTCGTGCTGATTGGTACCAACGTGACGGACGCGGGCGTTCAGGAATTCAAAAAAATGCTGCCGAGATGCAAAATCTCCCGCTGA
- the argC gene encoding N-acetyl-gamma-glutamyl-phosphate reductase — protein sequence MTPIPVAILGGSGYTALELLHILLRHPSVRIEAITSRQEGTPWIGEVHPSLLGRCSVRMEPLNVDSLVARGVRCAFGCLPHGASMASLPMLLNRGIRVIDLSADYRLRDPNVYAQWYGESHEDLAYLAQAVYGLPELYGDEIPNAQLIANPGCYPQTGILGLAPLVAARAIEFTGIIIDSKSGVSGAGRTPKLTTHYPECNESISAYNIGKHRHTPEIEQALTDLAGEPVEVIFTPHLTPMDRGILSTIYATPKRSMTAEQLAGLYREFFAKMPFIRLRSTPPATKDVMHSNFVDIYVQLVRGKVVIVVAEDNLTRGASGVAVQNFNRMFGFDERTALL from the coding sequence ATGACACCGATTCCGGTTGCGATTCTGGGTGGCAGTGGGTACACCGCGTTGGAATTGCTGCACATTTTGCTGCGGCATCCATCGGTGCGAATCGAGGCAATCACGTCTCGGCAAGAGGGCACCCCGTGGATTGGCGAGGTGCATCCGAGTTTGCTGGGCCGTTGCTCGGTGCGCATGGAGCCGCTGAATGTCGATTCGCTGGTCGCTCGCGGGGTGCGCTGTGCGTTTGGCTGTCTGCCCCATGGTGCGAGTATGGCCTCGCTGCCGATGCTGCTCAATCGCGGAATTCGGGTCATCGATCTCAGTGCGGATTATCGCTTGCGCGATCCCAATGTCTACGCGCAATGGTACGGCGAATCGCACGAAGATTTAGCCTATTTGGCCCAAGCGGTGTACGGGCTGCCGGAATTATACGGCGACGAAATTCCCAATGCCCAATTAATTGCCAATCCGGGGTGCTATCCGCAGACCGGAATTCTCGGCCTGGCCCCGCTGGTGGCGGCTCGGGCGATTGAATTCACGGGAATTATCATCGATAGCAAATCCGGTGTCAGCGGAGCGGGGCGGACGCCCAAACTCACCACGCACTATCCCGAATGCAACGAGAGTATCAGCGCGTACAACATCGGCAAGCATCGTCACACCCCGGAAATCGAACAGGCACTCACCGATCTGGCAGGGGAGCCAGTGGAGGTGATTTTCACCCCGCATTTGACCCCGATGGATCGCGGGATTCTCTCGACGATTTATGCCACGCCGAAGCGAAGCATGACCGCCGAACAGTTGGCGGGATTGTATCGGGAATTCTTCGCCAAAATGCCCTTCATTCGCCTGCGCAGCACGCCACCCGCCACCAAAGATGTGATGCACAGCAATTTCGTGGATATTTACGTCCAATTGGTGCGGGGCAAGGTGGTGATCGTCGTCGCGGAGGACAACCTCACGCGCGGGGCCAGCGGCGTGGCGGTGCAGAATTTCAATCGCATGTTCGGCTTCGATGAGCGCACGGCGTTGCTGTAA
- a CDS encoding leucine-rich repeat domain-containing protein: protein MNPPDELLDAVYLGEDPTSATLMLADWYEEQGEVDRARCMRAVIQARALPPDDPQLDQAIEQSEQLIFQHGARWAADAFRDALERRHSLGAVGSAFRPMGLTQTISVSNLATWLPTAEAELNATPARYLSLPVIRRMEEFLPLLQHPIAERIRGLWLTVGTSDVHLPTRLLESDAAQALRLEHFSLHPVGGEVGVLQSAALARVRSLRLVELLSQAEWLPALSQFSAAARVRRLSLLFHIAERHFDRRVMQFFNGVTYSQCEELVLGNVRFPEGVRPELPARAMPLRKLMLSQCDIPPEWGQHLGAFLANTPLQSLTIGTGFGPMPEQFGRTLLAMLTPLTQLRHLRLLNVPITSQGATVLSMWPGWRQLTELEYSLMELSEAESARLLRELTGGACRSLTLQLSEEQGRSLDWLGAILPVGRIRNLRLMRRASSERLSDPVSMGGLLQSPMMRQLRTLTLEGFPWGRLTSERMRHLLDMPELTQLRWSGISIRASDLDVLIDNPGLPRLWCLDLRGLTPDALERIRHQDRWLELGAGVLICPERMGWANQEEP from the coding sequence ATGAATCCGCCCGATGAGTTGCTCGATGCCGTCTATCTGGGAGAAGATCCGACCAGCGCGACGCTGATGCTCGCGGATTGGTACGAGGAGCAGGGCGAAGTGGATCGCGCACGCTGCATGCGGGCGGTGATCCAGGCGAGGGCGCTGCCGCCGGATGATCCGCAGTTGGATCAGGCGATCGAGCAAAGCGAGCAGCTCATTTTCCAACACGGGGCACGCTGGGCGGCGGATGCCTTTCGGGATGCGTTGGAACGTCGCCATTCGTTGGGTGCGGTGGGAAGTGCATTTCGCCCGATGGGATTGACCCAAACGATTTCCGTATCGAATCTTGCGACTTGGCTGCCGACTGCCGAGGCGGAGTTGAATGCGACCCCGGCCCGGTATCTGTCGCTGCCGGTGATCCGGCGAATGGAAGAGTTTCTGCCGTTGTTGCAGCATCCGATTGCCGAGCGAATTCGCGGGTTGTGGCTGACCGTTGGAACGAGCGATGTCCACTTACCGACTCGCTTGCTGGAATCGGATGCTGCCCAGGCGCTGCGATTGGAACATTTCAGCCTGCATCCGGTCGGGGGCGAGGTGGGAGTGTTGCAATCGGCGGCTCTGGCGCGGGTGCGGTCGTTGCGGCTGGTGGAATTGCTTTCTCAGGCGGAGTGGTTGCCAGCGCTGAGCCAATTTTCGGCGGCGGCCCGCGTGCGACGGCTGTCGCTGCTGTTCCACATCGCCGAGCGGCACTTTGATCGCCGGGTGATGCAGTTTTTCAATGGCGTGACCTACTCGCAGTGCGAAGAATTGGTTCTGGGGAATGTGCGATTCCCGGAGGGCGTTCGCCCCGAGTTGCCCGCACGAGCGATGCCATTGCGGAAATTAATGCTCTCTCAATGCGACATTCCCCCGGAATGGGGCCAGCATTTGGGGGCATTCCTGGCGAATACGCCGTTGCAGTCGCTCACGATCGGCACGGGATTTGGCCCGATGCCGGAGCAGTTCGGGCGCACACTGCTCGCGATGCTCACGCCACTGACGCAGTTACGCCACTTGCGGCTGTTGAATGTCCCCATTACCAGCCAGGGGGCCACCGTGTTGTCGATGTGGCCGGGGTGGAGACAACTGACCGAGTTGGAATACTCGCTGATGGAACTCTCCGAGGCGGAATCCGCACGATTGTTGCGTGAATTGACCGGCGGGGCGTGTCGATCGCTGACGTTGCAACTGAGCGAGGAGCAAGGGCGATCGCTGGATTGGCTGGGAGCGATTCTGCCGGTGGGCCGGATTCGCAATTTGCGGCTGATGCGTCGGGCGTCGAGCGAACGACTTTCCGATCCGGTGTCGATGGGCGGATTGCTGCAATCGCCGATGATGCGGCAACTGCGCACCTTGACCTTGGAGGGCTTTCCCTGGGGCCGACTCACCAGCGAACGAATGCGGCATTTGCTGGATATGCCCGAACTGACCCAACTGCGTTGGAGCGGGATTTCCATTCGGGCAAGTGATCTGGATGTGCTGATCGACAATCCCGGGTTGCCGCGGTTGTGGTGCTTGGATCTTCGCGGATTAACCCCCGATGCCTTGGAGCGAATTCGGCATCAAGATCGGTGGCTGGAATTGGGGGCGGGGGTGTTGATCTGTCCGGAACGGATGGGCTGGGCGAATCAGGAGGAACCATGA